ATAGACATTGATCCTGCTGAAATTGGGAAAAACAGAGTCATGAGAGATGTAATTGATATCCCAATTGTAGGTGATGCAAAAAATGTTTTAACTGACTTAAATGAAAAAATTAATGGTAAAAAATGTGATACTACAGAGTGGATTTCACAAATTGAAGAATGGAAAAAACAATATCCTTTGGATATCCCAAAAGATAAAAATCAAATTTCACCACAGCAAATTCTTTTAACCTTAAATAAATATTTTAAGGATGCAATTTATACAGTAGATGTTGGTCAACATCAAATGTGGGCAGCTCAATATCTTGAAATAAATAAACCAAGACACTGGTGTAGTTCAAGCGGACTTGGTTCAATGGGATATGGTTTCCCTGCAGCACTTGGAGCAAAAGCAGCAGCAAAAGAGTTAGGACTTGACACGCCAGTGATTTCTATAACTGGAGATGGTGGTTTCCAAATGAACTTTCAAGAATTAGGAACAATGATAGCTAGTGATCTTCCAGTAATAATTGTTTTATTTAATAACAGCAATCTTGGTATGGTAAGACAATGGCAAGAACTTTTCTTTGACAAACGTTACAGCTATATTGACTTAGGTATAGGAAGTCCAGATTACGTAAAACTAGCTGAAGCATTTGGAGTAAAAGGAATAAGAATTGAAGATCCAAATGATGTAGAGAGTGCCATTAAAGAAGCAGTAGGGGCGTACCATGGTACGCCCTGCCGTGGTAAACCCCTATTGCTGGATTTCAAACTCCATTATGAAGCAAATGTCTGGCCAATGGTACCACCTGGCTCCTCGAGTAATGAAATGATGGGAATAAGCTCAAATACATTACCTGCAATGCCAGTTAATAAAGCTGAACTTGAAAAGAAGATTAAGAGATAAACCATGGCATGTCCTTACAATATATAATAACGGTTGTTAATAAATACAATAAATATAATTTTATTTTAGGAAAATATCATAAATGGCTGGTGCAACTTATCTACAAGAAACAAGAGCTCTTAGTACTAGAAGGTACTTACCTTGGAATAATTTTGGAAATATTCAAAGGAATGCAAGATCATTTCTTGATAATAATAAAACTACAATTAACTATATTGGTAATGGTGGTGCATCTTTAATTAATCTAATAACTTTTATAAATAGTAACTGGACATTTTTAGAATCACTTCAAGATTGGCTAGAAAAAATTAGCGGGATTTGGACAAAGTTTGCTACAGGAACACAAGGGCTTGTTGGAGGAATTGATCTTTGGGAAAAGAAAAATTTGGTTCCCTTTTTTGGAAATATCTTAGAAATCCCAATTGCAATATTTAGCAGTGGATTTAATTTATGGTTATTCAGGGGAATTTCACAAGGGTTAGGACAATTTTTTAGAATTATAGACCAAAGAGAAAGAGTTAGTGATGAAAATGGGAAAAAAGAAATTATTGGTGGCAACTTTATGGAAAGAGGTTGGCTGAAAAGTCTTGAAGAATTTTTAAAAGAAATTCCTAAAATAGTTAAAGAGCTTATAGAAAAACCCCAAAATATTAGTAAATTAACACATGGACTAACTCTAGCTTCAATTTTACAGACTACTGGTGCCATTATAGCTTTTGTTTTTCAGCCTCTTGGAGCTTTAATAAGGAATATTGGTGGAATAAGTTGTGATTTTTCTCTTATTACAGATGAAAACAAAAAAATTACTTCTGATGGTTCCTTTAGTGAAGGTAAGAAAAGAGGATTAAACTTAAACTCACGCTTTGTTCAATCAGGATTAGTGTGGGTAAGTGCAGCATTTGCAGATGAATTAAAACGAGTTCCATTTATTGCAGAGAAAGTACAAGGATTAAATTTCCTCTCTTACTTTTTCGATAGAGGTGCAAGTGTGTTTTATACTCTAGGAATTCTGGAAACACATTCAGAAAATAAAAAGTTAAGCCTGTATGACGAAGGAATGAAAGTAAATCCAAACTAATCAACTAATTATTGTAAAATTATTTTAAATGCTAAGTGAAAACAACACTATAATTCTCATCGATGCACCTAACCTAGCTTTTAGAATGTTTTTTGCAATGGAGCGTACAAACATGCGAACCTTAGGAGGTATTCCTACTTGGGCAACATATGGTTTTTTAAAAGCACTTTTTGATCTTCTTGATAAAACAAAACCAAAAGCAATTGCAGCAGCATATGACTGTAAGGAACCAACGTTTAGGCATAAAGCATATGAAGAGTATAAAGCAAATAGACCTGAAGAAATGCCAGAAGAATTGTCTACTCAATGGCCTTATATTAGAGAAGGACTTGAGAGTTTTGAAATTCCAATTTATGAACTCCCTGGATATGAAGCAGACGATGTTATTGGAACACTTGCAAAAAAAGCTAGTGCCAGCGGGCAAAACGTTTTAATCCTTACAGGAGATCGTGATGCTTTTCAATTAATTAATGACAAAATAAAAGTTCTTGTCCCCTCTAAAGGTGAATTAAAAGAATATGGCAGGCAAGAAGTTTTTGATTATTGGGGAATATGGCCTGAACAAGTAATAGATTTTAAAAGCCTTTGTGGTGACTCATCAGACAATATTCCTGGTGTAGAAGGAATAGGTGAAAAAACAGCTGCAAAGCTTTTAGCTGAATATGGAACACTTGACAACATTTTTAAAAATGTAACTAAAGTAGAACAAAAAGGACTTCAAGAGAAAATAATAAAAGGTGAAAAAAGTGCTCTCCTTTCAAAAAAATTAGCAACAATTCATACCAGTGTACCAATAGACATTAATTTAAAAGATACTCATTTAAATATACCAGACACAAATAAACTAACAAGATTTTTACAAAAACTTGAATTTAATAGCTTTGTAAAAAGATTACCTAATGTCCTTGCTCCTTTTAATGAAGGTAAACCATTTGAAATAAAAGACCAAGGTTCACAACAATTGAAATTAGAAGATCCTATAGAAAAACTTAAAACCCCATCCTTAAAGACAAATATAACTGATACAGAAGAAGATCTAGATAAATTCATTAATGAATTAAGTAACAAAAATTATATTTGCATTGATCTGGAAACTAATTCAATTGATTCAATGACATGTGAAATTGTTGGTATAAGCCTTGCATGTTTTAAAAAAGAAAAACCAGATCTTGAAAAATCAGAAGATATAAGTGCTTGTTACATACCAATAGGACACAATTCTGGCAAGCAGTTAAAATCAGAACAAGTTTTAAAAGAATTAAAACCAATTTTAGAAAATCCCAAGAAACTTAAAATTGCACAAAATTGTAAGTTTGAATATGAGATTTTAAAAAGGTATGGAATAGATCTTAATGAAAATATTTATGACACAATGCTAGCTAGCTATGTCTCAAACCCTGATGAAAAGCATGGATTAAAGGATCAAACAGCAAGGATTTTAGGCTTTAGAATGACAAAAATTGATGAATTAATTGGAAGTGGGAAGAAACAATTATCCATGGCAGACATTGATATAGATAGAGTTGCACCTTATGCAATTGCAGATGCAACATTTACACTTGAGCTGGCTAAATATTATAAAGCTAACTTAGAAAAATCTTTAACAAGTGTACTTGAAGGAATTGAAAACCCGTTAATTCCTGTTTTAGCTAATATGGAATTAGATGGGGTAAGAATTGATACCAAATTTTTAAAAGAACTTTCAAATGAAATTACAAAAAAAGCCTGCGAACTAGAAGAAAAAATTTTTAAAGCAGCAGGTGAACCTTTTAACATTAATTCCCCTCAACAACTTGGAAAAATTCTTTTTGACAAACTTAAACTTGAACACGAAGGAAAAATTACTAAAACTGGTCAATATTCTACAGATGCAAGAACACTTGAAGCATTAGCTCATCACGATAAAACAAAAATTGTAGAAAACATTCTTGAATACAGACAATTAACAAAATTAATCTCTACTTATACTGATTCACTGCCAGAACAAATAGATAAAAAGACTGGAAACATTCATTGTGATTTTAATCAAACAATTACAACTACAGGAAGATTAAGTTCAAGCAATCCAAATCTACAAAATATTCCTATAAGATCAGAGCTTGGCAGAAAGATTAGAAAAGCATTTGTTTCAAGTTTTGACCATGGATTAATACTAAGTGCTGATTATTCACAAATTGAACTTAGAATACTTGCACACATGTCAGAAGATCCAGTTTTAATAAAAGCATTTAAAGCTGGAGAAGATATACATAAAAGAACTGCAATGGAAATTTATGATGTAAGCGAAGACAAAGTTACTCCTGAGGCGCGATCACATGGTAAAACTTTAAACTTTGCATTAATTTATCAACAAGGTGCATTTGCAACTGCAAGACAGTTAGCTATAAGTCAAAAAGAAGCACAAGATTTTATAGATAAATATTTTCAAACCTTTAAAAAAGTAAAACCATTTTTTGAAAACCTTTTAAAACATGCCAAGAAAAAAAGTTATGTTGAAACAATGTATGGAAGAAGAAGATATTTCAAAAACTTAAACGTAAAAAACAAAGCTCTTCAAAGAGAAGATGAAAGAGCAGCTTGTAATGCACCTTTGCAGGGAACTGCAGCAGATATTATGAAACTTGCAATGATAAAAGTTTATAAGGAACTTAAAGAAAAAGAATATAAATCAAAACTTATACTTCAAGTACATGACGAACTTGTTTTAGATGTTTATCCAGAAGAAAAAGAAAAAATTGAAAAAGTTGTAAAAGAAGCAATGGAATTAAATCAACCACTTAAAGTTCCACTTGTAGTAAATATGAGCTGGGGAAAAGATTGGTGTGAATTAGAGTGACAACAGAACAAGAAATATTAAAAGTAATTAGAGCAATTGTTCCAAACTCAAAAAAATTTTTATTTGACGACGCAGCAATTATAGAAAAAGATTTAATAGTAACCACAGATACGCTTGTAGAGAACACGCATTTTACAACTAAAACTTATACCCCGGAGGAAATTGGATGGAAAGCGCTAGCAGTAAATTTAAGTGATATTGCTGCAATGGGTGGAAAACCTCTTTACGCCTTGGTTTCACTATCACTACCTGCTCCTCCATTGCTGTGGATAAAAAAATTATATAAAGGAATCCTATCTTGTGCAAAAAAATATAAAACACAAATTATAGGTGGTAATCTTGCAAGATCAAAAGAAATAAATATTACGATTACATTAATTGGAAAAACTGTAGAGACGCCTCATTGGGGCGTCTCTACGGGAAAACGATCAAACGCAAAACCAGGTGATCTTGTTTTCGTCACAGGAACATTTGGCTATGCAGCAAAAAAACCAATACCACAAATAAAATTAGGACAAAAAATTATAAAGCTTACAAAAAGATGTGCACTAATGGACTCAAGTGACGGCCTTGCAGATTGTTTAATTCAAATATCAAATGAAAGCAAGGTAAAGATTATAATTGATGAAGATAAAATCCCAATTTCAAAAAAAATTTTGTATAGTGGCGAGGACTACCAATTAGTAGGTACAGCTAGTAAGGAAGATTGCAGGAAATTAAAAAAAATAAAAGAAATTAAAATAATTGGAGAAGTAGAGACGCCACGATGTGGCGTCTCCGGTGCATTTTTAAAGCAAAAAAACAATAAGCTTGTTAAACTTGACAGGAAGAGAACCTATGAACACTTCAAATGAACGAATTGCAGCTATAGATATTGGTTCAAACTCCTTTCATATTATTGTTGCTGAAATTAATCCAGAGTCACAGTCATTTAAAGTATTAGACAGACTTAGAGAAACAGTTAGGTTTGGTACATTTCATGAACCTAATCATGAACTAACAGAAAATGATATGAAAAGAGGATTTGAAACTCTTAAAAGATTTAAAAAACTTGCAGAAGGACATCATGTTACAGAAATTTTTGCAAGTGCAACAAGTGCAGTTAGAGAAGCTAGAAATGGCAAAGAGTGGTTGTTAAAAATTAGAAATGAATTGGATATTGATGCCCATCCTATCTCAGGAATTGAAGAAGCTAGGCTTATTTATCTAGGAGTTTTATCATCATTAGAACTGAAAGGAAGAAAAATTGGAATAGTTGATATTGGAGGAGGAAGCACAGAATTTATAGTAGGAGACGAAGAGTTTATTTACCACTTATCAAGTATAAAATCAGGTGCAGTAAGACTTACTGAAAGAGATTTAAAAGATGAATCTAACATTTTAGAAAAAGTTGAGTGTGTTGAAAAATCTATTGAAGGCTTGATATTAACTAAAGTTCAACAAATCGAACAAGCTGGTGGATTTGACTTTTTAGTAGGAACGTCCGGAACTGTTCAAACAATTGCAAATATTGATTATCGAATACATAACTTTGCTGACTCTGAAAATATACCAAACTTAAACCAATACAAAATAACTTATGAATCATTATGTTCAATTTTAGAAAAGATGATTCAAACTCCTAAAGAAAAACGTGCAGATGCTTTTGACATAAGCAAAAACAGGGCTGAAATAATACTAGCTGGTGCAATTATTTTAAAAGCAATAATGAAAAATTTAAACGTAAAAGAAATTTTTTATTGTGATAGAGCTTTAAGAGAAGGGCTTATTGTAGACAAGTTGCTTCAAAAAGGAATAATTAAAGACCGATTACAATATCAAAAAACTATTAGGGAAAGAAGTGTAATAGAACTTGCTAACAAGTATCACTTTCAAGAAAATCATGCCCTCCAAGTTAGAAAGTTAAGTTCAATAATATTTGATAAAACTAAAAGTATGCTCCACAATTATGGAGCTAAAGAAAAAGAACTTTTAGAAGCCGCTGCAACGCTTCATGACATAGGTGCACTAGTAACACAAAACGATCATCATAAGCACTCTTATTACCTCATAAGAAATAGTGGATTATTAGGATTTAATGATGAAGAAGTAGAACTTATAGCTAATATAGCTAGGTACCATAGACAAAGCAACCCTAAAGATAGCCACCCAAACTTTCAGAATCTGCCAAGAGATCATAAAAAGCTTGTAAAAGAGCTAAGTTCCTTCTTAAGGAT
This genomic interval from Candidatus Melainabacteria bacterium contains the following:
- the polA gene encoding DNA polymerase I — translated: MLSENNTIILIDAPNLAFRMFFAMERTNMRTLGGIPTWATYGFLKALFDLLDKTKPKAIAAAYDCKEPTFRHKAYEEYKANRPEEMPEELSTQWPYIREGLESFEIPIYELPGYEADDVIGTLAKKASASGQNVLILTGDRDAFQLINDKIKVLVPSKGELKEYGRQEVFDYWGIWPEQVIDFKSLCGDSSDNIPGVEGIGEKTAAKLLAEYGTLDNIFKNVTKVEQKGLQEKIIKGEKSALLSKKLATIHTSVPIDINLKDTHLNIPDTNKLTRFLQKLEFNSFVKRLPNVLAPFNEGKPFEIKDQGSQQLKLEDPIEKLKTPSLKTNITDTEEDLDKFINELSNKNYICIDLETNSIDSMTCEIVGISLACFKKEKPDLEKSEDISACYIPIGHNSGKQLKSEQVLKELKPILENPKKLKIAQNCKFEYEILKRYGIDLNENIYDTMLASYVSNPDEKHGLKDQTARILGFRMTKIDELIGSGKKQLSMADIDIDRVAPYAIADATFTLELAKYYKANLEKSLTSVLEGIENPLIPVLANMELDGVRIDTKFLKELSNEITKKACELEEKIFKAAGEPFNINSPQQLGKILFDKLKLEHEGKITKTGQYSTDARTLEALAHHDKTKIVENILEYRQLTKLISTYTDSLPEQIDKKTGNIHCDFNQTITTTGRLSSSNPNLQNIPIRSELGRKIRKAFVSSFDHGLILSADYSQIELRILAHMSEDPVLIKAFKAGEDIHKRTAMEIYDVSEDKVTPEARSHGKTLNFALIYQQGAFATARQLAISQKEAQDFIDKYFQTFKKVKPFFENLLKHAKKKSYVETMYGRRRYFKNLNVKNKALQREDERAACNAPLQGTAADIMKLAMIKVYKELKEKEYKSKLILQVHDELVLDVYPEEKEKIEKVVKEAMELNQPLKVPLVVNMSWGKDWCELE
- a CDS encoding thiamine-monophosphate kinase, whose protein sequence is MTTEQEILKVIRAIVPNSKKFLFDDAAIIEKDLIVTTDTLVENTHFTTKTYTPEEIGWKALAVNLSDIAAMGGKPLYALVSLSLPAPPLLWIKKLYKGILSCAKKYKTQIIGGNLARSKEINITITLIGKTVETPHWGVSTGKRSNAKPGDLVFVTGTFGYAAKKPIPQIKLGQKIIKLTKRCALMDSSDGLADCLIQISNESKVKIIIDEDKIPISKKILYSGEDYQLVGTASKEDCRKLKKIKEIKIIGEVETPRCGVSGAFLKQKNNKLVKLDRKRTYEHFK
- a CDS encoding Ppx/GppA family phosphatase; amino-acid sequence: MNTSNERIAAIDIGSNSFHIIVAEINPESQSFKVLDRLRETVRFGTFHEPNHELTENDMKRGFETLKRFKKLAEGHHVTEIFASATSAVREARNGKEWLLKIRNELDIDAHPISGIEEARLIYLGVLSSLELKGRKIGIVDIGGGSTEFIVGDEEFIYHLSSIKSGAVRLTERDLKDESNILEKVECVEKSIEGLILTKVQQIEQAGGFDFLVGTSGTVQTIANIDYRIHNFADSENIPNLNQYKITYESLCSILEKMIQTPKEKRADAFDISKNRAEIILAGAIILKAIMKNLNVKEIFYCDRALREGLIVDKLLQKGIIKDRLQYQKTIRERSVIELANKYHFQENHALQVRKLSSIIFDKTKSMLHNYGAKEKELLEAAATLHDIGALVTQNDHHKHSYYLIRNSGLLGFNDEEVELIANIARYHRQSNPKDSHPNFQNLPRDHKKLVKELSSFLRIAEGLDKGHRCAIKDIDINPNSTKKKLKCKIVSGKRGYDCALEIWSAIGKSREFKKEFGVDIDFVLQKMGKQLVSNKS